A genomic segment from Legionella micdadei encodes:
- a CDS encoding cytochrome b5 domain-containing protein, with translation MKRGWLILLISLLSCQEALSEQKFIPIKEIQTHKTAMDCWIIVNTGVYDITKLIDDHKDKCEEMKLSELCGKDASATWQEKQKSAYAHKHRSILEFERSRIGTLLQSRS, from the coding sequence ATGAAGAGAGGTTGGTTAATATTGTTGATAAGTCTATTGTCATGTCAGGAAGCTTTATCTGAACAAAAATTTATTCCAATCAAAGAGATTCAAACTCATAAGACCGCCATGGATTGTTGGATTATTGTTAATACAGGGGTATATGACATAACAAAACTTATCGATGATCATAAGGATAAATGTGAGGAAATGAAGCTTTCTGAGCTCTGTGGAAAAGACGCCAGTGCGACGTGGCAAGAGAAACAGAAATCAGCCTATGCCCACAAGCACAGATCAATTTTGGAATTTGAGCGTAGCCGCATTGGAACGCTTCTCCAATCTCGATCTTAA
- a CDS encoding FUSC family protein: MTNKIENALIIGLQMCLSGLICFTLSQYYHFHEGFWSVVTVSSIARPNFSATFIKAFLRLAGTLCGASIGFILAMQIGYSPLELFFAVLLFSTITTYIGLQTRPYNYLSVVAGFSAVIVIQSFLLNNIKAIALYRTLEVCLGIIVVAVVSWIMSKLIPRKQQLIDREAAKKIKLAFKSIHFSKADLIDSLIIGITASLTFLFWMIFRYPQGVWVTITLFVILENTVKGTQEKGLVRFLGQCFAAILGGSVAILFPNSLMIIGAVLALGFFLCGMLIGYEMKFSATGNHAGSALAIMLLAGLPNAATEVVIGRFLNVLAGIVIATFISWLVFKENNHSL, encoded by the coding sequence ATGACTAATAAAATTGAAAACGCATTAATCATTGGTTTGCAGATGTGCCTAAGCGGCCTTATCTGCTTCACTCTTTCACAATATTATCATTTTCATGAAGGATTCTGGTCCGTTGTAACGGTTTCCTCCATTGCTCGCCCTAATTTTTCAGCAACATTTATTAAAGCATTTCTGCGATTGGCAGGTACTTTGTGTGGTGCATCGATTGGTTTTATTCTTGCGATGCAAATAGGTTATTCACCTTTGGAATTATTTTTTGCCGTTTTACTTTTTTCCACAATAACCACCTATATTGGTTTACAGACTAGGCCTTATAACTACTTATCTGTGGTTGCTGGGTTTAGTGCTGTTATTGTCATTCAATCGTTTTTGCTCAATAACATAAAAGCGATAGCGCTTTATCGTACACTTGAGGTCTGTTTGGGAATCATTGTGGTCGCTGTGGTGAGTTGGATCATGTCTAAATTGATTCCCAGAAAGCAACAGCTGATTGATCGTGAAGCCGCAAAAAAAATAAAACTAGCGTTTAAAAGCATTCATTTTTCTAAAGCGGATTTAATTGATTCACTGATTATTGGTATTACGGCTTCCTTGACATTTCTTTTCTGGATGATTTTTCGTTACCCACAAGGGGTATGGGTGACAATTACCTTATTTGTTATTCTCGAAAATACAGTCAAAGGAACTCAGGAGAAGGGATTAGTACGTTTCTTAGGCCAGTGCTTTGCGGCTATTCTAGGTGGTTCTGTAGCGATCTTATTTCCCAATAGTCTCATGATTATTGGAGCAGTGTTAGCATTGGGATTTTTTCTGTGCGGTATGTTGATTGGGTATGAAATGAAATTTTCAGCGACAGGAAATCACGCGGGCAGCGCATTAGCCATCATGCTGTTAGCAGGATTACCTAATGCTGCCACGGAAGTGGTTATCGGCCGGTTTTTAAATGTGCTCGCCGGGATTGTCATTGCAACGTTTATCAGTTGGTTAGTCTTTAAAGAGAATAATCACTCCTTATGA
- a CDS encoding helix-turn-helix transcriptional regulator, translating to MKKINPRSNLFTTKELMCIDLFLQGYSNKEIASILKLSPRTIEDKIDNLKIKIKAKSRVDLAIKLYEIVK from the coding sequence TTGAAAAAAATAAATCCAAGATCTAATTTATTTACCACAAAAGAATTAATGTGTATCGATTTATTTTTGCAGGGTTATTCTAATAAAGAAATAGCAAGCATCTTAAAGTTATCTCCAAGAACAATTGAAGATAAAATAGATAATTTAAAAATAAAAATTAAGGCTAAGAGCAGGGTAGATTTAGCAATAAAACTCTATGAAATAGTGAAATAA
- a CDS encoding GNAT family N-acetyltransferase codes for MEKPLKNNEIQLKIQENHSSCALSKKQMNIEDFMVVQSWCMKEGWNVGKYDNTFYYQIDPKGHFLFFKEQNPIGSMSLVKHSNQFFTIGPFIVIESERGIGYGSQIWQQVITRLNNYPDANVLLYAVPQQIARYQEEGFKPCQNHLRWVINSPLFSSEKDQHQVYPVSLKSLNRIFEFDQNIFGYCRKNTLTSVLSHPQINGYYVEVDNTIVGYGLIRPCIHGYRIGPLYANNADIAKLLLMKLVAIAGRENIILDIPEMNVTGQKLMLSLGAKRDISCDTMMMVKGNLSSEFEFNIEKNYGLFSLEIG; via the coding sequence ATGGAAAAACCACTAAAAAACAATGAGATCCAGCTTAAAATTCAAGAAAATCATTCCTCCTGTGCTTTATCAAAAAAGCAAATGAACATTGAAGATTTTATGGTTGTCCAAAGTTGGTGCATGAAAGAAGGATGGAATGTAGGAAAATATGACAACACTTTTTATTATCAAATTGACCCCAAAGGCCATTTTCTTTTTTTCAAAGAACAAAACCCTATAGGCTCTATGTCACTTGTTAAGCACAGTAATCAATTTTTTACTATTGGGCCATTTATTGTAATCGAATCTGAACGAGGCATAGGCTACGGCTCACAAATTTGGCAGCAAGTAATCACTAGGCTAAATAATTATCCAGACGCAAATGTCTTATTATATGCAGTGCCACAACAAATCGCTCGCTATCAAGAAGAAGGTTTTAAACCCTGCCAAAACCATTTGCGGTGGGTTATTAATTCACCCCTCTTTTCATCCGAAAAAGATCAACATCAGGTGTATCCTGTATCACTCAAATCCCTAAACAGAATTTTCGAATTCGACCAAAATATTTTTGGATATTGTCGGAAAAACACATTAACTAGCGTGTTATCCCACCCTCAAATTAATGGTTATTACGTGGAAGTCGATAACACAATTGTAGGTTATGGCTTAATCCGCCCCTGTATTCATGGGTATCGAATTGGCCCCTTATACGCAAATAACGCAGATATTGCGAAACTTTTGCTAATGAAACTAGTGGCAATTGCAGGGAGAGAAAACATAATCCTCGATATACCCGAAATGAATGTAACTGGACAAAAATTAATGCTCAGCCTGGGAGCTAAACGAGATATCTCATGTGACACTATGATGATGGTAAAAGGCAATCTTTCGTCAGAGTTCGAATTCAATATTGAAAAAAATTATGGGCTTTTTTCATTAGAAATCGGATAG
- a CDS encoding amino acid adenylation domain-containing protein, giving the protein MDNTRTKSLKQYIGKGDLLSFDKKASISSFLEHQVQRTPEAAALQFKHSALTYSELNKRVNQMAHYLTALGLSPNNPVAIYAQPCIDVIVSILAIIKCGCFYVPLDVHYPTDRINFMVKDSGAKFIITETEIQSRITQPNIKFIFLDSIDTHLNTQQDSYHCKARNHSLAYMIYTSGSTGVPKGVKISHLAVNNHMLWMQYQFQFDSSDKILLKTPLSFDPSVWEILVPLYTGGQLVIAPSGAHIDPELLIDLVNENQITTIQLVPSILKLFLNSKRIRTCQSLKKVFVGGESLRPEIKALFFNQLACQLINLYGPTEATIDISFHVVTSQDIQTNNIGKPIANTSLYLINEQGNLAGIGESGEIAIGSLSLSQGYHHRDSLTKENFIENPFEPKHHKLIYKTGDLARWLLNGELEYLGRNNDQVKINGVRIEPKELVLTILQHKEISDCIVIKKTDSHGHDYLACYLTHKPHQSLDIVTIKKHLKDKFPAFMLPKVYIPIKTIPLSVNGKVDVSALPEPDFKKTAPIDSIDRNLLAHEKELIRLWQVVLEVNQLGIDDNFFDSGGNSLLALKLLTLIHEHFNVQIRIRDIFKYPTVKDQAEYIIKLQDNPSKKESKAIPNPLLCLQSQGMKTPLFLIHPIGGTVFWFSSLAKLLGNARPIYGIQDPSIDLEKPVLNSIEEMASFYLSHIKTIQDQGPYLIGGASFGATVAAEISRQLSQKNETVSAIIVLDGWGVYPNTLLDDNYFRNSMLRQHNELRLDFERYGLPSPEILFDIQWYRLQLLWKYQLGLIEHPIVLFKSKEIMPAFAEIDAPFNHWEQFTDKPIQLINTPGNHESMFQEPHVYELARYLNQYFQDNNL; this is encoded by the coding sequence ATGGATAACACCCGCACTAAAAGCTTGAAACAATACATTGGAAAAGGAGATTTATTATCATTTGATAAAAAAGCAAGTATTTCCTCCTTTTTAGAGCATCAAGTGCAGCGTACGCCTGAAGCTGCCGCACTTCAATTCAAGCACTCGGCCTTAACTTATAGTGAATTGAATAAACGCGTCAATCAAATGGCTCATTATCTTACTGCCCTAGGTTTATCACCTAATAATCCTGTAGCAATTTATGCTCAACCATGTATTGACGTGATTGTCTCTATTTTAGCCATTATTAAATGCGGTTGTTTTTATGTACCACTCGATGTTCATTACCCAACCGATCGCATCAATTTTATGGTAAAAGACAGCGGTGCTAAATTTATTATCACGGAGACAGAAATCCAATCACGCATAACTCAACCAAATATTAAATTCATTTTTTTAGATAGCATTGATACACACTTAAATACTCAACAAGACAGCTATCATTGCAAAGCAAGGAATCACTCCTTGGCTTACATGATTTATACTTCAGGCAGTACCGGAGTTCCTAAAGGCGTAAAAATAAGTCATCTCGCAGTAAACAATCATATGTTATGGATGCAGTATCAATTTCAGTTCGATAGCTCTGATAAAATACTTCTTAAAACTCCCCTTTCATTTGACCCTTCAGTTTGGGAAATTCTTGTTCCTCTTTATACGGGTGGACAATTAGTGATAGCACCCTCAGGAGCGCACATTGATCCTGAGCTATTGATTGACTTAGTTAATGAAAATCAAATAACAACAATTCAATTAGTTCCTTCCATCCTCAAGTTATTTTTAAATTCTAAACGGATCAGAACATGTCAGTCGTTAAAAAAAGTTTTTGTTGGCGGCGAATCACTACGACCAGAAATTAAAGCGCTTTTTTTCAATCAGTTAGCTTGTCAATTGATTAACTTATATGGCCCAACAGAAGCAACCATTGACATTAGTTTTCATGTGGTTACCTCCCAAGATATTCAAACCAATAATATTGGAAAACCCATCGCCAATACTTCTCTTTATTTAATTAACGAACAAGGAAACCTTGCGGGCATTGGAGAATCAGGAGAGATTGCTATCGGCAGTCTTAGCTTATCTCAAGGTTATCACCATCGAGATTCATTAACTAAAGAGAATTTTATTGAAAATCCATTCGAGCCCAAACATCATAAGCTAATTTATAAAACAGGTGACCTAGCTCGTTGGCTACTTAATGGCGAGCTCGAATATTTAGGGCGAAATAACGATCAGGTAAAAATTAATGGGGTTCGTATCGAGCCTAAAGAGCTAGTGCTGACGATATTGCAGCATAAAGAGATCTCCGACTGTATTGTCATTAAAAAAACTGATTCGCATGGGCATGATTATTTAGCTTGCTATTTAACACATAAACCACATCAATCTTTAGATATCGTAACCATTAAAAAGCATCTTAAGGATAAATTCCCAGCCTTTATGTTGCCTAAAGTGTATATACCGATTAAGACAATCCCTTTATCTGTAAATGGGAAAGTCGACGTAAGCGCCTTACCGGAGCCTGATTTTAAAAAGACTGCACCGATTGATAGTATTGACCGCAATCTATTAGCCCATGAAAAAGAACTTATACGACTTTGGCAAGTTGTCCTCGAAGTAAATCAACTAGGCATTGATGATAATTTTTTTGATTCCGGTGGAAATTCGCTTCTTGCATTAAAATTACTCACTTTGATTCATGAGCATTTTAACGTACAAATAAGAATACGGGATATTTTTAAATACCCAACAGTAAAAGATCAGGCTGAATACATTATTAAGCTACAAGACAACCCGTCCAAAAAGGAAAGTAAAGCAATTCCAAACCCACTTCTTTGTTTGCAATCTCAAGGAATGAAAACTCCTCTTTTTTTAATCCATCCTATAGGGGGCACTGTCTTTTGGTTTTCTTCCTTAGCGAAATTGTTGGGAAACGCTCGACCAATCTATGGAATTCAAGATCCAAGTATTGATTTAGAAAAACCTGTCCTAAATAGCATAGAAGAGATGGCCTCTTTTTATTTATCTCATATTAAAACGATTCAGGATCAAGGCCCTTATTTAATCGGTGGGGCCTCTTTTGGAGCTACGGTTGCTGCTGAAATTTCTCGACAACTAAGCCAAAAGAATGAAACTGTATCCGCGATTATTGTATTAGATGGTTGGGGAGTGTACCCAAACACACTATTGGATGATAATTATTTTAGAAACTCAATGCTAAGACAACACAATGAACTCAGATTAGATTTCGAGCGCTATGGGTTGCCTTCTCCTGAGATCTTATTCGATATTCAATGGTATCGGTTACAATTACTATGGAAATATCAATTAGGATTAATTGAACATCCAATAGTATTATTTAAATCAAAAGAAATTATGCCGGCATTTGCTGAGATTGATGCCCCATTTAATCATTGGGAACAGTTCACTGATAAGCCAATTCAGCTCATCAACACTCCGGGAAATCACGAATCAATGTTTCAAGAGCCTCATGTCTATGAATTAGCGAGATATTTAAACCAATATTTTCAGGATAATAACTTATAA
- a CDS encoding response regulator produces the protein MRHDIRTPLTGIVGFSEIIKLEFEDPRIQEYADNLIASSHALLHLLDEVLEAIRVSSGEIPKLRKKFDLHETLEYVIALNRAKAAEKNLNLSLEIDPIIPRYLIGDKIRLHRIALELIANALNFTDSGFVKLSARLAKRNSRELILKLIVQDTGIGIHKDRQQDIYVQFKRLTPSYQGIYKGAGLGLSVIKQFIDDLGAEIYLESEPRKGSIFTCLIPLQEALLDDSSGIDYALDKMLEKPYETTYLNPTPTKSLGQHQTQILVVEDNAIAQKAANSILNRLSCTADIAINGHKAIEFYKNKSYDLILMDIGLPDLDGYEVTRRIRVHELVTNTHTPIIALTAHAGDENKKRCIEAGMNAVITKPLTAKSCVDILDAFIPGHHQPEAPSEKERYLSELPEDKDNLFNLIEFPILDIEEGIKATGNESALADMLKFMITDSLPKDFALMKEAHEAHDWDKTQQLAHKIKGGAVYVGTMKIKMACQFLERYWKTGQRDLLEQLYRQTVSVIEESMLEISHWLESH, from the coding sequence ATGCGCCACGACATCCGAACCCCACTAACAGGGATTGTCGGTTTCTCTGAAATTATCAAATTAGAATTTGAGGATCCCAGAATTCAAGAATATGCAGATAACTTGATTGCTTCAAGTCACGCACTACTTCATCTATTGGATGAAGTATTAGAAGCCATTCGAGTAAGTTCCGGAGAAATTCCCAAATTAAGGAAAAAATTTGACCTTCATGAAACTCTGGAATATGTCATCGCACTGAATCGTGCGAAAGCAGCGGAAAAAAATTTAAACCTTAGTCTCGAAATCGATCCGATTATCCCCCGCTATCTCATTGGGGATAAAATCCGACTCCATCGAATTGCACTGGAATTGATAGCCAATGCACTAAATTTTACGGATTCAGGTTTTGTAAAACTATCTGCCCGACTAGCTAAGCGTAATAGTCGTGAATTAATTCTCAAATTAATAGTTCAAGACACTGGTATAGGCATACATAAAGATAGGCAACAAGACATTTACGTGCAATTCAAACGATTAACCCCCTCTTATCAAGGAATATACAAAGGAGCTGGATTAGGACTATCCGTCATTAAACAATTTATTGATGATTTAGGGGCTGAGATTTATCTTGAAAGCGAACCCAGAAAAGGTAGTATTTTCACTTGTTTAATTCCTCTACAAGAAGCGCTTCTAGATGATTCATCAGGAATTGATTATGCTTTAGACAAGATGCTCGAAAAACCTTATGAAACCACCTATCTTAACCCTACTCCAACAAAATCTCTAGGGCAACATCAAACACAAATATTAGTGGTTGAAGATAATGCCATTGCCCAAAAAGCAGCAAATTCCATACTCAATCGCTTAAGCTGTACCGCCGATATTGCCATTAACGGCCATAAAGCCATCGAGTTTTACAAGAATAAATCTTATGATTTAATACTAATGGATATCGGTTTACCCGATTTGGACGGTTATGAAGTTACTCGCAGGATTCGAGTTCATGAATTAGTAACAAATACACATACCCCCATTATTGCGCTCACTGCACATGCGGGTGATGAAAATAAAAAAAGATGCATCGAGGCAGGTATGAACGCAGTAATTACTAAACCACTGACAGCAAAAAGCTGTGTCGATATCCTTGATGCATTTATCCCGGGACACCATCAACCAGAAGCTCCTTCAGAGAAAGAGCGCTATCTATCTGAGTTACCTGAGGATAAAGACAATTTATTTAATCTTATAGAGTTTCCTATTTTAGATATCGAGGAAGGGATTAAAGCCACGGGCAATGAATCCGCTTTGGCCGACATGTTAAAGTTTATGATAACTGACTCACTTCCTAAAGATTTCGCCCTCATGAAAGAGGCTCATGAGGCTCATGACTGGGATAAAACACAACAGCTAGCTCATAAAATCAAAGGGGGTGCCGTATATGTAGGCACAATGAAAATAAAAATGGCTTGCCAATTTCTTGAGCGCTACTGGAAAACAGGGCAACGTGATTTGCTTGAACAGTTATACCGTCAAACCGTTAGTGTGATTGAAGAAAGTATGCTCGAAATTAGCCATTGGTTGGAAAGCCATTAA
- a CDS encoding addiction module antidote protein, with product MAKSINYHDYLIESLKEPSEAAGYLNATLDDGDIDGFLEALRNVVEAHGGMTKLSEKASKGRNSLYKTISGKGNPYLRNTNEILNALGFHLSVMPNDFEDRKNA from the coding sequence ATGGCTAAGAGTATCAATTATCATGATTATTTAATTGAATCCTTAAAAGAACCTTCTGAGGCTGCTGGGTATTTAAATGCAACGCTCGATGATGGTGATATTGATGGTTTTTTAGAAGCATTACGCAATGTTGTAGAGGCACATGGAGGCATGACCAAGTTATCAGAAAAAGCGTCTAAGGGTAGAAACAGTTTATATAAAACAATTTCAGGTAAAGGAAATCCTTACTTAAGGAATACAAATGAGATTCTGAATGCATTGGGATTTCACTTGTCTGTTATGCCAAATGATTTTGAAGATCGGAAGAATGCTTAA
- a CDS encoding type II toxin-antitoxin system RelE/ParE family toxin, with protein MEIQGEYKVLGDGISELKFKFGSGYRIYYTERDDVIVLLLCAGDKKTQSKDIKLAKEYLNDYLEGENHG; from the coding sequence TTGGAAATTCAGGGCGAGTATAAAGTTCTAGGTGATGGGATAAGTGAATTAAAATTTAAATTCGGCTCAGGTTACCGCATTTATTATACTGAGCGAGATGATGTGATTGTGCTTTTGCTCTGTGCTGGAGATAAAAAAACACAAAGCAAAGACATTAAACTAGCAAAAGAATATTTGAATGATTATTTAGAAGGAGAGAATCATGGCTAA
- a CDS encoding helix-turn-helix domain-containing protein yields the protein MKDDIMLIKELAEYLKINEKTAYKYAAEGKIPAFKVGGAWRFRRDEIDKFTKGQYVATPKSSVEDK from the coding sequence ATGAAAGATGACATCATGCTAATCAAGGAATTAGCGGAATATTTAAAAATCAATGAAAAAACAGCCTACAAATATGCGGCTGAAGGGAAAATCCCTGCATTTAAGGTTGGCGGTGCATGGCGTTTTCGTCGCGACGAAATTGATAAATTTACCAAAGGCCAATATGTTGCCACCCCTAAAAGTAGCGTTGAAGATAAATAA
- a CDS encoding type I restriction-modification system subunit M N-terminal domain-containing protein, producing MTENQFLKSLEAKLWTAANKLLPSLDAAVYKHVVLGIIFLKYVSDSFETRREELRVAFANPEHDYYLGDDIEEDIIKEELENRDYYTEKNVFWVPRAARWHYLQDNIRLSLGTPLPLGGEFKGAGILIDDAMALIEAENPKLKKSLKRTSLSYRLIRLNWLIYWI from the coding sequence ATGACTGAAAATCAATTCTTAAAAAGCCTTGAAGCCAAGCTCTGGACTGCTGCCAATAAATTACTACCTTCTTTGGATGCCGCTGTTTATAAACACGTAGTGCTTGGGATTATTTTTCTTAAGTATGTCTCAGATAGTTTTGAAACTCGGCGAGAAGAGCTGCGCGTAGCGTTTGCTAATCCAGAACATGATTATTATCTGGGAGATGATATTGAAGAGGACATCATCAAAGAAGAGTTGGAAAATAGAGACTACTACACAGAGAAAAACGTGTTTTGGGTTCCTCGTGCTGCTCGTTGGCATTATTTGCAAGACAATATCCGTTTATCACTGGGTACACCATTACCCTTAGGCGGTGAATTTAAAGGTGCAGGGATACTCATTGATGATGCGATGGCATTAATTGAAGCAGAAAATCCAAAGCTAAAAAAATCCTTAAAAAGGACTTCTCTCAGTTACAGATTGATCAGGCTAAACTGGCTGATTTACTGGATCTGA
- a CDS encoding N-6 DNA methylase, whose protein sequence is MKSKDILGHVYEYFLGQFAAAEGKKGGQFYTPKSIVNLMVEMVEPFKGRVYDPAMGSGGFFISSEKFIEEHSGKIGDISVYGQESNPTTWRLAAMNMAIRGIDFNFGKEPADTFTKDQHPDLRADFVLANPPFNMKEWWDGSLDGDSRWKYGKPCEGNANFAWMQHMLHHTSPNGVVGLVLSNGSLSTNTTGEKEVREAIIKADLVEAIVALPSQLFSNTQIPACIWILNKNKAQKGKSLFIDARQVGYMLDRKQRAFSDNDIHELANVFHKWRKNNGYENVAGKYYEASTEEIAKHEYILTPGRYVGAVDVKDYGVSFSEKMQGLTALLAEQFAESAKLEKQIRNNLSELGYDL, encoded by the coding sequence ATGAAGTCGAAAGACATACTTGGGCATGTATATGAGTATTTCCTCGGCCAGTTTGCCGCTGCTGAGGGAAAAAAAGGCGGCCAGTTTTATACGCCAAAATCCATTGTTAATTTGATGGTCGAAATGGTCGAACCCTTCAAAGGCCGTGTTTATGACCCAGCCATGGGATCGGGTGGTTTTTTTATTTCTTCTGAAAAATTCATTGAGGAACACAGTGGAAAAATAGGCGATATCTCTGTTTATGGGCAAGAATCCAACCCTACCACGTGGCGATTGGCCGCTATGAATATGGCGATTCGCGGCATTGATTTTAACTTCGGTAAAGAACCCGCTGATACCTTTACCAAAGATCAGCATCCAGATTTAAGGGCTGATTTTGTTTTGGCTAATCCGCCATTTAACATGAAGGAATGGTGGGATGGTTCACTGGATGGAGACAGTCGTTGGAAATATGGTAAGCCTTGTGAGGGCAATGCGAACTTTGCGTGGATGCAACATATGTTGCACCACACCAGCCCTAATGGTGTAGTAGGCTTAGTACTCTCTAACGGTTCGTTGAGCACCAATACTACTGGTGAAAAAGAAGTACGCGAAGCAATCATCAAAGCAGATTTGGTCGAAGCGATTGTGGCTTTGCCATCTCAATTATTCAGTAATACTCAAATTCCAGCTTGCATTTGGATATTAAACAAAAACAAAGCTCAAAAAGGCAAATCCTTATTTATTGATGCAAGACAAGTTGGATATATGCTTGACCGCAAGCAAAGAGCTTTCTCAGATAATGACATCCATGAATTGGCTAATGTATTTCATAAATGGCGTAAAAATAATGGTTATGAAAATGTTGCTGGAAAGTATTACGAGGCTTCTACAGAAGAAATTGCAAAACATGAATATATTTTGACCCCAGGGAGATATGTAGGGGCTGTTGATGTTAAAGATTATGGAGTGAGTTTTTCGGAGAAAATGCAAGGTTTAACCGCCTTATTAGCTGAGCAATTTGCGGAATCGGCCAAGCTTGAGAAGCAGATTAGAAATAATTTATCGGAGCTTGGTTATGACCTATAG
- a CDS encoding restriction endonuclease subunit S: MTYSLIKLTLEECVEQLIDYRGKTPKKTDSGIPLITAKVIKNGKILPPTEFIAENDYESWMRRGIPKEGDVVLTVEAPLGEVAQLDSRKIALAQRVITLRGKKDLLNNTFLKYLLMSNEFQSALNGRSSGTTVLGIKQSELRKIQLTFPSLSIQKKIAHILSTLDNKIELNKKINQTLESIAQAIFKSWFVDFDPIHAKANAQSEDEYNAIAKELGISREILDLFPNEFEESELGMIPDGWRVTKLGSQVEIKRDSSPRPIQNFIVDTGYHWLKIADATAEPSPFILKTKEYIKESGLKNTVYLKSGSLILSNSATPGLPKFLEIDACIHDGWLYFSKINFFTEIYLYFLFLELRNDFISKGNGSIFTNLKTDILKNQQVILPSSIIVKLFTEIVSTFFNKIKINCREISELTCIKELILPPLLSGQIDVSNLNLEPKHD; the protein is encoded by the coding sequence ATGACCTATAGTTTAATTAAACTCACCCTTGAAGAATGCGTGGAGCAATTGATTGATTACAGAGGTAAAACTCCTAAAAAAACAGATTCAGGTATTCCTTTGATTACGGCTAAAGTTATCAAAAATGGGAAAATTCTACCACCCACTGAGTTTATTGCTGAAAATGATTATGAAAGTTGGATGCGGAGAGGTATACCAAAGGAGGGAGATGTTGTTTTGACTGTTGAAGCTCCTTTAGGAGAAGTTGCTCAACTTGATTCAAGAAAAATTGCTTTAGCTCAAAGAGTTATTACATTGAGAGGAAAAAAAGATCTTTTAAATAATACATTCCTAAAATATCTTTTGATGTCGAATGAGTTTCAGAGTGCTCTGAATGGCAGATCCAGTGGAACCACCGTTTTAGGGATAAAACAATCAGAACTTAGAAAAATTCAGTTAACTTTCCCTTCTCTATCGATTCAAAAAAAAATAGCGCACATCTTATCTACCCTAGACAACAAAATCGAACTCAACAAAAAAATCAATCAAACCTTGGAATCCATAGCGCAAGCCATTTTTAAATCATGGTTTGTGGATTTTGATCCCATTCATGCCAAGGCCAATGCTCAAAGTGAGGATGAGTACAATGCAATTGCAAAAGAGCTTGGCATTTCCAGAGAGATTTTAGATTTATTTCCCAATGAATTTGAAGAAAGTGAGCTGGGCATGATTCCCGATGGGTGGAGAGTGACAAAACTGGGCTCGCAAGTGGAAATAAAACGAGACAGCTCTCCACGCCCCATACAAAATTTTATTGTTGACACCGGTTATCATTGGCTCAAGATAGCTGATGCAACTGCTGAGCCAAGTCCATTCATCCTTAAAACTAAAGAATATATAAAAGAATCAGGTTTAAAAAATACAGTCTATTTAAAATCAGGCTCTTTGATATTATCTAACAGCGCAACTCCCGGACTTCCAAAGTTTCTTGAGATAGATGCCTGTATACATGATGGGTGGTTATATTTCTCAAAAATTAATTTTTTTACAGAAATCTACTTGTATTTTTTATTCTTAGAGCTTCGCAATGACTTTATATCCAAAGGTAATGGTAGTATTTTCACAAATTTAAAAACAGATATTTTGAAGAACCAACAAGTTATACTTCCTTCTTCAATAATTGTTAAATTATTTACAGAGATAGTTTCAACTTTTTTCAATAAAATTAAAATAAACTGCAGAGAAATCAGCGAGTTAACTTGCATTAAAGAACTCATATTACCACCACTACTGTCTGGCCAAATAGATGTATCAAATCTAAACCTGGAACCAAAACATGATTAA